One window of Gammaproteobacteria bacterium genomic DNA carries:
- the aceE gene encoding pyruvate dehydrogenase (acetyl-transferring), homodimeric type — MAAVPRIPLHADADAQETQEWLDALGAVIQQEGAERAHYLIEKQIELARAAGINFPYSANTAYVNTIPPEREVRSPGNHELEHTIRSYVRWNALAMVLKANKDDSGLGGHIASFASAATLYDVGFNHFWRAPKAEHGGDLILYQGHSAPGIYARSFLQGQLTAEQMDQFRREVDGKGLSSYPHPWLMPNFWQMPTVSMGLGPIQAIYQARFMKYLHDRGLANTENRKVWCFVGDGETDEPESLGAIGLAGRESLDNLIFVINCNLQRLDGPVRGNGKIIQELEGEFRGAGWNVIKLIWGSYWDPLLARDTQGLLRKRMEECVDGDYQTFKSKDGAYVREHFFGKYPELKAMVANWSDDDIWRLNRGGHDPHKVYAAYYAAMNHTGQPTVILAKTIKGYGMGESGEAQNITHQQKKMGTISLKTFRDRFKLPLSDAQLENLDYIKPADDSPEMKYMHDRRQALGGNLPVRRPQAPALEVPALSAFDALLKASGEGREFSTTMAFVRLLSVLVKDKKIGKHVVPIVADESRTFGMEGMFRQLGIWSHVGQLYTPQDKDQLMFYKEEKTGQILQEGINEAGATCSWLAAATSYSMHGVQMIPFFIFYSMFGVQRVGDLWWAAGDSRARGFLLGGTSGRTTLNGEGLQHEDGHSHVWAASIPNCIPYDPTYAYELAVIMHDGLRRMLQQQEDVYYYITVMNENYEHPAMPEGVEPGILKGMYLLKKGAAGKGARVQLLGSGVILREVIAAAELLKKDWNVDADIWSCPSFTLLARDGNDVARWNLLHPTAEPRLTYVEQNLKDTNGPVIASTDYVRAFAEQIRPFVPRRYSVLGTDGYGRSDTREKLRHFFEVDRRWIVLAALKALADEGQVDRAKVGEVIKKYKLDPEKPNPTKV, encoded by the coding sequence ATGGCCGCTGTTCCCCGTATTCCGTTGCATGCCGATGCGGACGCGCAAGAGACCCAGGAATGGCTCGACGCCCTCGGCGCGGTCATTCAGCAGGAAGGCGCCGAGCGCGCGCATTATCTGATCGAGAAGCAAATCGAATTGGCGCGCGCCGCCGGCATCAATTTTCCGTATTCCGCGAACACCGCCTACGTCAACACTATCCCGCCGGAACGAGAAGTTCGTTCACCCGGCAACCATGAGCTCGAGCACACCATCCGCTCGTACGTGCGCTGGAACGCGCTCGCCATGGTGCTCAAGGCCAACAAAGACGATTCCGGTTTGGGCGGACACATCGCCAGCTTCGCGTCGGCGGCGACGCTCTATGACGTCGGCTTCAATCATTTTTGGCGCGCACCGAAGGCGGAGCACGGCGGCGATTTGATTTTGTATCAAGGTCATTCGGCGCCGGGCATCTATGCCCGTTCGTTTTTGCAGGGCCAGCTAACGGCCGAGCAGATGGATCAGTTCCGACGCGAGGTCGACGGCAAAGGTTTATCGTCGTATCCGCACCCGTGGTTGATGCCGAACTTCTGGCAGATGCCGACGGTGTCGATGGGCCTCGGACCGATTCAAGCGATTTACCAAGCGCGCTTCATGAAGTATCTGCACGATCGCGGTCTCGCCAACACCGAGAACCGCAAAGTCTGGTGCTTCGTCGGCGACGGCGAAACCGACGAACCCGAGTCGCTCGGTGCCATCGGTCTCGCCGGTCGCGAGAGTCTCGACAACTTGATCTTCGTCATCAATTGCAACTTGCAGCGGCTCGACGGTCCGGTGCGCGGCAACGGCAAGATCATTCAAGAGCTCGAAGGCGAATTCCGCGGCGCCGGTTGGAATGTCATCAAGCTCATTTGGGGCAGCTATTGGGATCCGCTACTAGCGCGCGACACGCAAGGCTTGCTGCGCAAGCGCATGGAAGAGTGCGTCGACGGCGATTATCAAACGTTCAAGTCGAAAGACGGCGCTTATGTGCGCGAACACTTCTTCGGCAAGTATCCCGAGTTGAAGGCGATGGTCGCCAACTGGTCGGACGACGACATCTGGCGTTTGAACCGCGGCGGCCACGATCCGCACAAAGTGTACGCGGCTTATTACGCGGCAATGAATCATACCGGCCAGCCTACGGTCATCCTGGCGAAGACCATCAAAGGCTACGGCATGGGCGAGTCGGGCGAGGCGCAAAACATCACCCATCAACAGAAGAAGATGGGCACGATTTCGCTCAAGACGTTCCGCGACCGCTTTAAGTTACCGCTCAGCGACGCGCAATTGGAAAACCTCGATTACATCAAGCCGGCCGATGATTCGCCGGAAATGAAATACATGCATGACCGCCGCCAGGCGCTCGGCGGCAACCTGCCGGTACGCCGGCCGCAAGCACCGGCGCTCGAAGTGCCGGCATTGTCGGCATTCGACGCATTGCTCAAGGCGTCCGGCGAAGGCCGCGAATTTTCCACGACCATGGCGTTCGTGCGCTTGCTCAGCGTGTTAGTGAAAGACAAAAAAATCGGCAAGCATGTCGTGCCGATCGTGGCCGACGAATCGCGCACCTTCGGCATGGAAGGCATGTTCCGTCAGCTCGGCATCTGGTCGCACGTCGGCCAGCTGTACACGCCGCAAGATAAAGACCAGCTGATGTTCTACAAGGAAGAAAAGACCGGTCAGATTTTGCAGGAAGGCATCAATGAAGCCGGCGCGACCTGTTCGTGGTTGGCGGCGGCGACGTCGTACTCGATGCACGGCGTGCAAATGATTCCGTTCTTTATTTTCTATTCGATGTTCGGCGTGCAGCGTGTCGGCGATTTGTGGTGGGCGGCGGGCGACTCGCGCGCACGCGGCTTCCTGCTTGGCGGCACTTCCGGCCGGACGACGTTGAATGGCGAAGGCTTGCAGCATGAAGACGGTCACTCGCACGTGTGGGCGGCGTCGATTCCTAACTGTATTCCGTACGATCCGACTTACGCCTATGAGTTGGCGGTGATCATGCACGACGGCTTGCGCCGCATGTTGCAGCAGCAAGAAGACGTTTATTACTACATCACCGTGATGAACGAGAACTATGAGCATCCGGCGATGCCGGAGGGTGTCGAGCCGGGCATCTTGAAGGGGATGTACCTGCTGAAGAAGGGCGCCGCCGGTAAGGGTGCGCGCGTACAGTTGCTTGGTAGCGGCGTGATTCTGCGTGAAGTGATCGCCGCCGCCGAGTTGCTCAAGAAGGATTGGAACGTCGATGCCGACATCTGGAGCTGCCCGAGCTTCACGTTGCTCGCGCGCGACGGTAACGACGTCGCGCGCTGGAACCTGCTGCATCCGACGGCGGAACCGCGGTTGACGTACGTCGAGCAGAACCTGAAGGACACCAACGGCCCGGTGATCGCCTCGACCGATTATGTGCGTGCCTTCGCTGAGCAGATCCGTCCGTTCGTGCCACGGCGTTATTCGGTGCTCGGTACCGACGGTTACGGTCGCTCCGATACGCGCGAGAAGCTGCGTCATTTCTTCGAAGTGGATCGCCGCTGGATCGTGTTGGCGGCATTGAAGGCATTGGCCGACGAAGGCCAAGTGGATCGCGCTAAGGTGGGCGAGGTAATCAAGAAGTACAAGCTCGATCCAGAGAAGCCGAACCCGACAAAGGTTTGA
- a CDS encoding metallophosphoesterase family protein, with the protein MPTKFNGVRRIGVISDTHGLLRPEAVTALAGVDLIIHAGDIGAAEVLEQLRSIAPLVAIRGNNDTEKWARDIPETEAVEVNDSLIYVLHNIRDLDIDVEAAGFHLVIAGHSHQPSIERRGSVMFLNPGSAGPRRFTLPIALALLHMNTEPFGAEIVELVR; encoded by the coding sequence ATGCCAACTAAATTCAACGGCGTCCGCCGGATCGGCGTTATCTCGGACACGCACGGTCTGCTGCGGCCCGAAGCCGTCACCGCCCTCGCCGGCGTCGATCTCATCATTCATGCGGGCGATATCGGCGCAGCGGAAGTACTCGAACAGTTACGCTCAATCGCCCCACTCGTGGCGATACGCGGCAACAACGACACCGAGAAATGGGCACGCGACATTCCGGAAACGGAAGCCGTCGAAGTCAACGACTCCCTCATTTACGTGCTGCACAACATCCGCGATCTCGACATAGATGTGGAGGCCGCCGGCTTTCACCTCGTCATCGCCGGCCACTCGCACCAGCCGTCGATTGAACGACGCGGATCTGTGATGTTTTTAAATCCGGGCAGCGCCGGACCGCGGCGATTTACCTTGCCGATCGCGCTGGCGCTACTGCATATGAATACCGAACCGTTCGGTGCCGAGATCGTCGAGTTAGTGCGGTAG
- the lpdA gene encoding dihydrolipoyl dehydrogenase, translating to MSNPIEVKIPDIGDFKDVPVIEVLVKPGDSVNAEDALITLESDKATIDVPSPAAGTVQQIKVKVGDKVSQGSLVLVLEGADATAEKSAAPTPTPARAAAQETAEGTTVPMTPAAKHTGKFDMECEVLVLGSGPGGYAAAFRAADLGMKTVLVERYGVLGGVCLNVGCIPSKALLHVAAVAEEAQRLGDHGVSFGKPTFDLDKLRGWKSKVVGKLTSGISAMAKGRKVDVVRGVGWFLDPQHLEVALTSGNGAQPTGEKKIIRFAKAIVAAGSQPVKLKFLPDDPRIVDSTGALELPRLPAKLLVIGGGIIGMEMATVYSALGTRVDVVEMLDSLMAGADRDLVKVWNKMNAKRFDRVMLKTKTVKVEAHEQGIKVWFEGEQAPAEPQLYDLVLVSAGRAPNGKRVGAKNAGVAVDDRGFITVDKQMRTNVPHIFAIGDIAGQPMLAHKATHEGHVAAEVAAGHKSFCDARVIPAVAYTDPEIAWVGVTEDEAQKSGRKIGKAVFPWAASGRAIANGRDEGFTKLLFDEETHWIVGAGIVGTHAGDLIGELALAVEMGCDPVDIAKTIHPHPTLCESVGLAAEVFAGTCTDLLPPRRK from the coding sequence ATGTCCAACCCGATCGAAGTCAAAATCCCCGACATCGGCGACTTCAAAGACGTGCCGGTGATCGAGGTCCTGGTCAAACCCGGCGATAGCGTCAACGCTGAAGATGCGCTGATCACACTCGAGTCCGACAAGGCGACGATCGACGTGCCGTCGCCGGCGGCGGGCACGGTGCAGCAGATCAAGGTCAAAGTTGGCGACAAGGTGTCGCAAGGCAGCTTGGTGTTGGTGCTAGAAGGTGCCGATGCCACCGCTGAAAAGTCCGCGGCCCCCACGCCAACCCCGGCGCGCGCAGCGGCGCAGGAAACAGCAGAGGGCACGACGGTTCCAATGACTCCAGCCGCCAAGCACACCGGCAAGTTCGATATGGAATGCGAAGTGCTCGTGCTCGGTTCCGGCCCGGGTGGTTATGCAGCGGCGTTCCGTGCCGCTGATCTCGGTATGAAGACAGTATTAGTCGAGCGCTACGGCGTGCTCGGCGGTGTCTGTCTGAACGTCGGCTGCATTCCGTCGAAGGCGTTGCTACATGTCGCCGCCGTCGCCGAGGAAGCGCAACGCTTGGGCGATCACGGCGTCAGCTTCGGCAAGCCGACGTTCGATCTCGACAAGCTCCGCGGCTGGAAATCCAAAGTTGTCGGTAAGCTCACCAGCGGTATCTCGGCGATGGCGAAGGGGCGCAAAGTGGACGTCGTGCGCGGCGTCGGTTGGTTTCTCGATCCGCAGCACCTAGAAGTTGCACTCACGTCCGGTAACGGGGCGCAGCCGACCGGTGAGAAAAAGATTATTCGTTTCGCCAAAGCGATCGTTGCCGCCGGTTCGCAGCCGGTGAAGCTGAAATTCCTGCCCGACGATCCGCGCATCGTCGATTCCACCGGCGCGCTCGAGTTGCCGCGGCTGCCGGCGAAGTTGCTCGTTATCGGCGGCGGCATTATCGGCATGGAGATGGCCACGGTTTACTCAGCGCTCGGTACGCGCGTTGACGTCGTCGAGATGCTAGACAGTCTAATGGCCGGTGCCGATCGCGACTTGGTTAAGGTTTGGAACAAGATGAACGCGAAGCGCTTCGATCGCGTCATGCTCAAAACCAAGACAGTCAAAGTCGAGGCGCACGAGCAGGGCATTAAGGTTTGGTTCGAAGGCGAGCAAGCGCCGGCCGAGCCGCAACTTTATGATTTGGTGTTGGTGTCCGCCGGGCGTGCGCCCAATGGCAAGCGCGTTGGTGCCAAGAATGCCGGTGTCGCCGTCGACGATCGTGGTTTCATCACCGTCGATAAACAGATGCGCACCAATGTTCCGCACATTTTCGCCATCGGCGATATCGCCGGCCAACCGATGCTGGCGCACAAGGCGACGCACGAAGGCCATGTCGCCGCCGAAGTCGCCGCCGGCCACAAATCGTTCTGCGATGCGCGCGTCATTCCGGCGGTGGCTTACACCGATCCGGAGATCGCTTGGGTCGGCGTGACTGAGGATGAAGCGCAGAAAAGCGGACGCAAAATCGGTAAGGCGGTGTTTCCGTGGGCCGCCTCCGGCCGCGCGATCGCAAATGGTCGCGACGAGGGTTTCACTAAGCTGCTGTTCGACGAAGAGACCCATTGGATCGTCGGCGCCGGCATCGTCGGTACGCACGCCGGCGATTTGATCGGCGAGCTGGCGTTGGCGGTCGAAATGGGTTGCGATCCGGTGGATATTGCCAAGACGATTCACCCGCATCCAACGTTATGCGAGTCAGTCGGTCTTGCGGCCGAGGTATTTGCGGGAACTTGTACCGATTTATTGCCGCCGCGCAGAAAGTAG
- a CDS encoding leucyl aminopeptidase family protein: MQIRVPKIRPAAGAIRVDDYESCTHLALLVAADGANLRTLPWGDLIAERMRRAGHKLGDAKPFLIDLPNPAGTRLAIAGLPADTNAFDRLTLARKLVGAQLEQNPAKLMLASHALGDDETNALEALVAAALAADFELPHFKSGDRKPRALRELIVRGTLPAATLARTIAGARGNNLARYLTVLPPNELTPGNYRRRTEQLARANRWQSEFIDLKKLRRLGAGAFIAVAQGSPEADAGILRLRYTPRKRTRHAGIALVGKGICFDTGGTNLKSAKHMQGMHEDMEGSAVALGTLLALSELKVDFPVECWLALAQNHIGPKAYRQNEVVKAANGTTIEIVHTDAEGRMVLADTLTLATRAKPKLVIDYATLTGSCVGALSTRLSGVLTNRPALIAKLIQAGDASGERVWPFPLPADFAEVLKSDVADVKQCTIDSEADHILAALFLKRFLNHDPDWIHVDLAAGNHKGGLAHIPTDTTGFGVRFTLNLLLDQKLAS, from the coding sequence ATGCAAATAAGAGTCCCGAAAATTCGCCCCGCCGCCGGCGCTATTCGCGTCGACGATTACGAAAGCTGCACCCATTTGGCGCTGCTGGTGGCCGCTGATGGTGCAAACCTACGCACCCTGCCCTGGGGAGATTTGATCGCCGAACGTATGCGCCGCGCCGGCCATAAGCTCGGCGATGCCAAGCCCTTTCTCATCGATCTACCTAACCCGGCCGGCACGCGGTTGGCGATCGCCGGCCTGCCGGCGGATACCAACGCGTTCGACCGATTAACGCTCGCGCGCAAACTCGTCGGTGCCCAACTCGAACAAAACCCGGCGAAGCTAATGCTCGCTAGTCATGCGCTCGGTGACGATGAAACGAATGCGCTCGAAGCGCTCGTCGCCGCCGCGCTGGCGGCCGACTTCGAGTTGCCGCATTTCAAAAGCGGCGACCGCAAACCGCGCGCGCTGCGCGAGCTGATCGTGCGCGGCACGCTGCCGGCGGCGACACTAGCGCGGACTATTGCCGGCGCGCGCGGCAACAATCTGGCACGCTACCTGACGGTACTGCCGCCGAACGAATTGACGCCCGGCAACTATCGACGCCGCACTGAACAACTGGCGCGGGCGAATCGCTGGCAGAGTGAGTTCATCGATCTCAAAAAATTACGTCGGCTGGGCGCCGGCGCATTCATCGCCGTTGCCCAAGGCAGTCCAGAAGCGGATGCCGGTATCTTGCGCTTGCGCTATACGCCGCGCAAACGCACAAGGCATGCGGGCATTGCACTTGTCGGTAAAGGTATTTGTTTCGACACCGGCGGCACCAATCTGAAAAGTGCCAAGCACATGCAAGGCATGCACGAAGACATGGAAGGCAGCGCGGTTGCGCTCGGTACCTTGCTCGCGCTCAGCGAATTGAAAGTCGATTTCCCGGTCGAGTGCTGGTTGGCGTTAGCGCAAAACCATATCGGCCCGAAGGCTTATCGCCAAAACGAAGTGGTGAAAGCCGCCAACGGCACGACCATCGAGATCGTGCACACCGACGCCGAAGGTCGCATGGTGTTGGCCGATACACTGACGTTAGCGACGCGCGCAAAACCGAAGCTCGTCATCGACTATGCGACGCTCACCGGTTCCTGCGTCGGTGCGCTCAGCACGCGCCTGTCCGGCGTGCTGACCAACCGACCGGCGTTGATTGCGAAATTAATACAAGCCGGCGACGCGTCGGGCGAACGCGTGTGGCCGTTTCCGTTGCCGGCGGATTTCGCCGAGGTGTTGAAAAGCGATGTCGCCGATGTGAAGCAGTGCACCATCGATAGCGAGGCCGATCATATTCTCGCGGCGTTGTTCTTGAAACGCTTCTTGAACCACGATCCCGATTGGATACACGTCGACCTCGCCGCCGGCAATCACAAAGGCGGGTTAGCGCATATCCCCACCGATACCACCGGCTTCGGCGTGCGCTTCACGCTGAATCTGTTGCTCGATCAGAAACTCGCTAGCTAA
- a CDS encoding amino acid ABC transporter ATP-binding protein, whose translation MISIKNVSKLYGSFQVLTDCSTEVESGEVIVVCGPSGSGKSTLIKCVNGLEPFQKGEIIVDGISVGSKATDLPTLRARLGMVFQNFELFPHMRVIDNLTIAQTRVLGRSADEAHAKAIKLLDRVGLITQAEKFPGQLSGGQQQRVAIARALAMDPICMLFDEPTSALDPEMINEVLDVMVQLAKDGMTMMVVTHEMGFAKKVAQRVIFMDQGRIVEDDAKEAFFNSPRSERAQQFLSKILPH comes from the coding sequence ATGATATCGATAAAAAACGTCAGCAAGCTTTACGGCAGCTTTCAGGTACTGACCGATTGTTCGACCGAAGTGGAGAGCGGTGAGGTCATCGTCGTCTGCGGACCGTCGGGTTCCGGCAAGTCGACATTGATCAAATGTGTCAACGGCCTTGAGCCATTCCAGAAAGGCGAGATCATTGTCGACGGTATTTCCGTCGGCAGCAAAGCGACCGACTTGCCGACATTGCGTGCGCGCTTGGGCATGGTGTTTCAGAACTTCGAGCTGTTCCCGCATATGCGGGTGATCGACAACCTGACCATTGCCCAAACTCGCGTGCTCGGTCGCAGCGCCGACGAAGCGCACGCCAAAGCGATCAAGCTGCTCGATCGCGTCGGTTTGATAACGCAGGCGGAAAAATTTCCCGGTCAACTTTCCGGTGGCCAACAACAACGCGTCGCCATCGCCCGCGCGCTCGCCATGGACCCGATCTGTATGCTGTTCGACGAGCCGACGTCGGCGCTCGACCCGGAGATGATCAACGAAGTGCTCGACGTCATGGTGCAGCTCGCCAAAGACGGTATGACGATGATGGTCGTGACGCACGAAATGGGCTTTGCCAAGAAGGTGGCGCAGCGTGTGATCTTTATGGACCAGGGCCGCATCGTCGAAGACGATGCCAAGGAAGCGTTCTTCAACTCGCCGCGCTCGGAGCGGGCGCAGCAGTTTCTGTCGAAAATCCTACCGCACTAA
- the aceF gene encoding dihydrolipoyllysine-residue acetyltransferase, with translation MSKTIEVKIPDIGDFKDVPVIEVLVKPGDTVNTEDSLITLESDKATIDVPSPAAGKVKQVNVKVGDKISEGALVLLLETGDATNGATAPAVKPSVITAAPAAPAATRAPTPAREAGQNKDGSHATRADLSAPPLPMAELTEAPPVIPLPTPEDLVFQVVGGYKSHASPAVRQYARQLGVDIAKVQGSGPKGRILKEDVQAYVKGVLTGAAPAASSGGGLDLLPWPKVDFAKFGPIEAKPLARIKKIAGANLARNWVLIPHVTQFDEADVTDLEQFRVSINKEMADTGVKVTILAFLIKASVAALKKFPEFNSSLDGDNLIYKQYFHIGFAADTPNGLVVPVIRDVDKKSVVEIARETAELAKKARDGKLAPTEMQGGCFSISSLGGIGGTAFTPIINAPEVAILGVSKNEIKPRWNGKEFRPRLMLPLSLSYDHRVIDGATAARFIAHLAEVLADMRRAML, from the coding sequence ATGTCAAAAACGATCGAAGTCAAAATCCCCGACATCGGTGACTTCAAAGATGTGCCGGTCATCGAAGTCTTGGTTAAACCCGGCGACACCGTCAACACCGAAGACTCGCTGATCACGCTCGAATCCGATAAGGCGACGATTGACGTGCCGTCACCGGCCGCCGGCAAGGTGAAGCAAGTCAACGTGAAGGTGGGCGACAAAATTTCCGAAGGCGCGCTGGTGTTGTTACTCGAAACGGGCGATGCCACCAACGGCGCGACCGCACCGGCCGTCAAGCCAAGCGTAATCACGGCGGCGCCTGCGGCACCGGCCGCCACACGTGCCCCAACCCCGGCCCGCGAAGCGGGACAGAACAAGGACGGGAGTCATGCAACCCGGGCGGATCTTTCGGCGCCGCCGTTGCCGATGGCCGAGTTGACCGAAGCGCCGCCGGTGATTCCGTTGCCGACGCCGGAAGATCTCGTGTTCCAGGTCGTCGGCGGTTACAAGTCGCATGCAAGCCCGGCGGTGCGTCAGTACGCGCGCCAACTTGGCGTCGATATCGCCAAGGTGCAAGGCTCCGGTCCGAAGGGTCGCATTCTCAAAGAAGACGTGCAGGCGTATGTGAAGGGTGTGCTCACCGGCGCAGCACCGGCTGCCAGCAGCGGCGGCGGGCTCGATTTATTGCCGTGGCCGAAGGTCGACTTCGCCAAGTTCGGTCCGATCGAAGCGAAGCCGTTGGCGCGCATCAAAAAAATTGCCGGCGCCAATCTCGCTCGCAATTGGGTATTGATTCCGCACGTCACGCAGTTCGACGAAGCCGATGTCACCGATCTCGAGCAGTTCCGCGTGTCGATCAACAAGGAGATGGCTGACACCGGCGTCAAAGTCACGATCCTTGCGTTCCTGATCAAGGCGAGCGTCGCCGCGCTCAAAAAATTCCCCGAGTTCAACAGCTCGCTCGACGGCGACAATCTCATTTATAAGCAGTACTTCCACATCGGTTTCGCCGCCGATACACCAAATGGTTTGGTCGTGCCGGTGATCCGCGATGTCGACAAGAAATCGGTGGTCGAGATCGCGCGCGAGACCGCCGAACTCGCTAAGAAAGCACGCGACGGCAAATTGGCGCCGACCGAGATGCAGGGTGGTTGTTTCTCGATTTCGAGTCTCGGCGGTATCGGCGGCACCGCTTTCACGCCGATCATCAACGCTCCCGAGGTCGCCATCCTCGGTGTATCGAAGAACGAGATCAAACCACGCTGGAACGGCAAAGAATTTCGGCCGCGGTTGATGTTGCCGCTGTCGCTGTCATATGACCATCGCGTGATCGACGGCGCCACCGCCGCGCGCTTCATCGCTCATTTAGCGGAAGTGCTGGCCGATATGCGCCGGGCGATGTTGTAA